CCGTGATCgattacacattttaaaaaataagcacaatAAACACtaacagaaatgaaaagaaggcGTATAACTAAAACTAGAAAAAACTTTAAAGATTTTGGAAAAGGATTTGTTCTTGGGAACAAAATATGCTTTTAATAATTATATTATGTCTCTGCTGCTGCAATCTATGGCCTCCGTGGAATGATAGAAATCCCAGTCTTTGTTTTTATTAGGAAAAATAGGAGAAATGGCCATGCATTCAACCTGCATAGTTGGAATCTGTCTGGAATTGACCTATCATATATatgttgtcagaaagttcttgtgTGGAAAGAAGCCTGGTTGGTTTTATCAAATTAATTTCACAcaccagtgatggggaacctccTCTTGCGAGAGTCAGCTGGTTCCCCCAAGAGCTCAGGACCAAAAATGGAGCATCCTGATTTTGAACAGTGAGATATTGAAGGGTATGGATAGAAAAAAGTAGATCTTTTTCCTCAGTGATCTCTCCTTGAATCAGTCTGAAGACAATTCCACTCCTGCCCCAAAGCAAACTCTTGTCACTTGTGGCAGAGTTTTCTGCACGTGGCACAGTATAATATGGATTCCAAGGGCTACTCCATTTAGCAACAGGTTTTGCATGGTAGCAGGAGATGGAATTGTTAGATGAGTGCCAGGTTCCTTTTAGCTCTACTGTTTGGTTCTTGTGTAACATCGACTGATATGCAGGATTGAAGATGCAGCAATTTTAACTTCTTTGTTAAAATGCTCAAGCACTTTGAGAATGGTTAAACTTCGATTGGGTCCATGTATAACAGATATAGAACCCCTTGATCTTAATGAACTTGTTCTTGTATCTCTACACAGATCCAGAGCAAGACCTCAATGATGGCAAACTCAGTTCTGATATCTGATCTGGATTTTTCGTACCAATATCCATATGATAATTACAGTGAATACTCCGGCACCTTTGACCTTAACGatataggagcagcagcagcaccttgtgGAATTAATGTTACACCAGATTTTTTCAAGTACCTAGTGGCATTCATCTATGGCATCACATTCCTTCTGAGCCTGGTGGGAAACTCCCTGGTGGTTCTGGTGATTGCCTACAACAAAGGAAACCGTTCTGCCACAGATGTGTATCTTCTGAACCTCGCCATTGCTGATCTCCTCTTTGCACTTAGTTTGCCATTCTGGGCTGTAGAAAGAGTGCATGAATGGGTCTTTGGCACTCCCATGTGCAAAATTCTGTCGCTTCTGAAGGAAGTCAACTTCTACAGTGGCATCCTCCTGCTGGCCTGTATCAGCATGGATCGCTACCTGGCAATAGTTTATGCTACTCGGGCAGTCACTCAGAAGAGGAGCTGGGTCAAATTTATCTGTGTTGGCACCTGGctgttctccttcctcttctcccttcctgGGATTATCTTCCGTGTGGCTTACCTACCACCTTATTTCTTCAAGTGTGTTTGTTATGAAAATATTGAAGGGAATCAGACATCCGAAATTAGGGTGAAACTGAGAATCCTGCCACAAACGTTTGGCTTCTTTCTTCCCTTGATCATCATGCTCTTCTGCTATGGTGTGACAGTATACAGACTCTACCAGACTAATAACAGTCAAAGAAAGAAGGCCATGAAAGTCATCTTGGCTGTGGTGCTGGTCTTCCTAGTCTGTTGGCTGCCCTACAATATCTCTCTGCTTCTTGATACGTTAATGAGGTCTGGAGCTATTGGTGAAACCTGTGACCTTCGCAACAGCATTGATGCAGCCCTTTCAGGTACTGAAATCCTGGGATTTTCTCACAGCTGCATAAACCCCATCATATATGCCTTCATAGGGCAGAAGTTCCGGAACAACTTCCTGAAGATCCTGGTAACGAAAGGCCTCATCAGCAAAGAAGCCTTGACTCGGTTTAGAAGGGGTTCCTCCTTCTCATCCACCTCTGGCATCACTTCTACAACTCTGTAATAGCTATGTTTGTAAGGAGGTCTTAGTAGGCTTCAAGAGTCAGACTAAGGTGATACTActgagatgcttttaaaaaaaccctgtataccttcaggtatagggtggtgtagaaataataaaataaaataaaataaaaataatctgccAGTATTAGCTTAGATTTGGCAATGATTATTGATGACAATCCCTGCATGCTTGTCACAAAagcaaataccgtatattccggcgtataagatgactgggtgtataagatgaccccccaacttttccagttaaaatatagagtctgggatatactcgccgtataagaaatacgacccagtgtataagacgacccccgacttttgagatgaTTTACTGTACctaggttaaaaagtagtcttatacgcaggaatatacagtacatctaTTTTCCTCCCAGAAAGTTTTTGTGATTCAAATAATCTGAACATTTGCACATCAGGTATTGTACACCCAGAAACATGTATAATGTTCTTAAATATAATTCTGTGCATTAaaaccaagatggctgccggttTATGTCCAGTGCAGATAATATACAGTTCTTTGATAAATGGTAGCCAAACAATATCCTGTTCTTCCATAGCCATTCTGTCTAAAGTAGAATCCTATGACGAAATTCTGGGTGGATTTATATGCTTAACAAAAAATAAGATATATGGAGAGAAAAGAAACTGAATTCTAAATCTATCTCGAATTCATTTTTAATCATTCTTTTgtaaatctttcttttctttactttAAAATGAATTTGTTAATACATCTTGATAGAAATATGATTTTGCTGTAAATTTGCCTGTGGAGCTATGAGTCAATGCAATGGAGAGAGGGTGGTAATAAGGAATAATGCACAATGGCCTTTAGGGAAAAGGCCTGTCTCCATAACTTTGACCTGAGGTCTCATATTTCCCTAATTGTTAGGGTATGTTCCCATTACTGCTTAGTCCAAATCCAGTGTGTCCACTGCTAGTTTTTGAAGCTGCATTCACACGTTATTTACAATTAATAttaatcctgtagtttcttgacatACTGCTGTTTGCTGCAGTTCTCTCAAAAcatttgctgtgttttaagctgctaatgCGAACATACCATGAATTAAGGAATAGGATGCATTGATCTGATTGCCATAATTCACTTGTGTCAAGGTAGGTTCATTGTGCACTGTTTCCGCACACATCCAGAgccagtgtcagggactgggcagagaaggaggagtggtggagaccccctccccatcctgacccttccagggaggaggaagactgtatagatcaggcatccccaaactatggccctccggatgttttggtccacaactcccatgatccctagctaacaggaccagtggtcagggatgatgggaattgtagtccaaaacatctggagggccgaagtttggggatgcctggtatagattcacaacagtggtttgcaagaggtcacagctcagaggcagatgaggagaaaagttgggaaataataggagaggaggagcaggtagagccagagcagcagctggctgacaccttgtcactagaaagcatcccagaacctggtgagccttaaaagtaggagagcaaagagctcgaagACAGAGGACACTTAGTGGCCcccatagaggagatgatgatgatgatgacaaatggagattcactcgggacaacgccattatccaagaggctggattctgtagcctctctctgtaaagtttgaaataaaaaaggactgtaagaaacctttccttgtctttctaatttcctgggcaaccagccgagagctgctgacagcaccctgacagCCAGAAATGGAGAACTGATGGTCTAGTGTGAGCTTTAAACAGTCTACATGGCTGTTGATGGATGATATCTCAGGGATAAAGTTTCGGCCCTTTGCAAATGTTGTAGCTAGCTGTATGAAATAAGGTCTGGCTGATGTTATGTAGATATGTATTCCTACAAATTCTAAACAGGTGACATGTTACCTTCCCTTATTATATAAGATGTTGGCCCAATAAAGAATCCTGTTTTAACTATTCCATCTCTCTTATATTTTCTACATGGACAGCACCTAGTGAAGTTGTCATTAAAACACTAACAACAAAAGACTTTTACAAGATTATACACTGATACCTTAAGTTGCATGTTTTCTAGTTGGTCACTCATTTAGAATACTTAATACCTATGCCCATTTTTGGGCATGGGTTTGGTTGTCTCTCAAGATTTCATCACTAAACCAAGTACTACAAGGGTTCCTGAGGTAGGGGCAGCAGACTTCATCACCATTTGAAtactgggtgccattttgaatcaagatggtggactgaaacaTGGATTCAGGATGCCAGAGCAGCTGTTACCCAACTGGTTTTTGAGAAAAGCCCCCACATCCTCCTCACCTACTGTAAACAGCTGACATCACCCTCACCCATCACAGCTGAGAGATGCATCCTGGGAGGGTGATGCTACATTTCAGATCTCCTCAACAGGCACTTCACCTATTTTTTTGATGTGATGGTTCCAAACTCTCAGattacactatccatttaaaaatcacaatattttttgtttctaaaaatTCCCAGGTAGCATCAGGCACTtcccaattgtgtgtgtgtgtgtgtgtgtgtttgtgtgtgtatgtgtgcacatctgtgtatgtatatgtgtgtttgtgtgtgtatactaCACAAGAACACATCAATTGAAGCTTCCAGGCACATGAACATCCAATGGATAATACACATTTGTGCATGTAACATATGACATTCTGTGTATGGGCTTCCCACTATTTTGTCCATGGAATTGCTTTCCATACAAGTAACACATTTAACTTAGTGGGACTTACCACCATGATGGAACAGTGTAGGAGTGTTTAGAAAACCTCATGTGCTTCTGTAGGAAAGTGCTTGCTGTGAAGCACTTAAGTGTAATAATCAAATTTCCTAGAGAGCAGTTTTACGATTAATGAGTGTAGTTATAAGAATAGTAGGAATGGAGTTGTACATGTGAAACTTAAGTTGATAGATAGGTGAGTGATGGGTCTTTGAATCATTCTCAAAGAAATGATTTGGTCAGGTGTAGCTGTCTAGAAGGTCCTAGTCTTCACAAGCTGTGCACACTGAAGTTAAATGTTAATTTATTTCTCCGTACTGCATTAGAAAGAAGAGAGTGTGATGAGCAGATTAGATGTCTTTTAACTTTAGAAGTCAGTCAGTCTTTGGATGGAGATATTTTAGATATGGGGAATGTGTCTACAGACCTCCCcagaaacagattttttaaaagtcaatgttCAGATGGACATGATGTCCAATGACTTTATTTTGCAACAAATCATGTTGCTATATTGACTGGAATCTTTTGACGCAACAAAAACCACAAATTTCCTTTCATGCACAAGTGTACAGCTGTTCTAGAATCCAATAAAATAATGAACTAGTGCATATTCAATGTAATCAATGTGTATATTCAGTAGGATCATGTCTGCATTTTCAATGCTGGACCTATAAGCAAAGCAGGAGCTGGCCAGTCTCTAAAATTCGGGACAAATTAGAGGCTTTGGACAAAACACAATATTTTTCTGACCCATTTACAGCTTGTTTGTGATGATTTTTTGAGTAGTTCTTTGCCTGTCCTCAATTCCAGATGATACTATCTTAAGCATTATAGAGTCCATTGGGTTTAGAGAATTGTGTTCCCTAGCTACTTTGAACAAAACTAGATGTTTTCCAGACCCATTTATCACCTTTTTGTGATGATGGTATTCtagctagtacagtggtgcctcgcttaacgaatgccctgcttaacgaaattttcgcttaacaaaaggatttttcgagtggaggttgcctcgctagacgaattcgttttctgaaaaattcatctagcgaatcgcggtttcccataggaatgcattgaaattcaattaatgtgttcctatgggcaaaa
The nucleotide sequence above comes from Zootoca vivipara chromosome 1, rZooViv1.1, whole genome shotgun sequence. Encoded proteins:
- the LOC118091650 gene encoding C-X-C chemokine receptor type 1-like, giving the protein MMANSVLISDLDFSYQYPYDNYSEYSGTFDLNDIGAAAAPCGINVTPDFFKYLVAFIYGITFLLSLVGNSLVVLVIAYNKGNRSATDVYLLNLAIADLLFALSLPFWAVERVHEWVFGTPMCKILSLLKEVNFYSGILLLACISMDRYLAIVYATRAVTQKRSWVKFICVGTWLFSFLFSLPGIIFRVAYLPPYFFKCVCYENIEGNQTSEIRVKLRILPQTFGFFLPLIIMLFCYGVTVYRLYQTNNSQRKKAMKVILAVVLVFLVCWLPYNISLLLDTLMRSGAIGETCDLRNSIDAALSGTEILGFSHSCINPIIYAFIGQKFRNNFLKILVTKGLISKEALTRFRRGSSFSSTSGITSTTL